A stretch of the Pantoea nemavictus genome encodes the following:
- a CDS encoding fimbrial biogenesis chaperone, with translation MSQLIRTIILFGACLLSLPGQASITVGGTRLIYNENENEASLPVSNSQDGVPYLIQSWVELSENSKEQVPFIVTPPLFRLDGGHENTLRVIYTGEKKLPENRESIFWLNVKSIPSMTRSDENRLLIAVKTRMKLFYRPANLSSEKAGEAWTQLKFEQRGERLVIINPTPFYVSLYSLKVGNRTIAQPPMISPFSSETMEGSGNQVAWKAINDFGGVTTEKRQMLK, from the coding sequence ATGAGTCAACTTATTCGAACGATTATATTATTCGGCGCTTGCTTGCTCTCCCTGCCGGGGCAGGCCAGCATAACCGTCGGCGGAACGCGCTTAATTTATAATGAAAATGAAAACGAAGCCTCACTCCCTGTGAGTAACAGTCAGGATGGTGTTCCCTATTTAATTCAGTCGTGGGTAGAGTTAAGTGAAAACTCTAAGGAGCAGGTTCCTTTTATCGTCACACCGCCGCTTTTCCGCCTCGATGGTGGCCATGAAAATACGCTGCGGGTCATTTATACCGGCGAGAAGAAGCTACCTGAAAATCGCGAATCTATTTTTTGGCTAAACGTTAAGTCTATTCCCTCGATGACTCGGTCAGATGAAAATCGGCTGCTCATTGCCGTTAAGACGCGCATGAAACTTTTCTATCGGCCTGCAAATTTGTCGTCAGAAAAAGCAGGTGAGGCATGGACGCAATTAAAATTTGAGCAACGTGGTGAACGCTTAGTGATTATTAATCCGACACCGTTTTATGTTTCTCTTTATTCATTAAAGGTTGGCAATAGGACCATTGCGCAGCCGCCAATGATTTCACCCTTTAGTTCCGAGACGATGGAAGGAAGTGGAAATCAGGTGGCCTGGAAAGCGATAAATGATTTTGGTGGAGTAACCACAGAAAAGCGCCAGATGCTGAAATAA
- a CDS encoding carbohydrate ABC transporter permease, which produces MKLKLRHVGKYAAALLVAFSVLAPMGWLFLMSVSAASDLTRVPLEWLPRQWDFTRYGKLLSLEPGQPGVLFLHALGNSLLVATGATLICLLLAIPAAFSFSRYRGRDGWLFASLAIYMVPPVAFVLPLYFLLQQFDLLNTRPGLIIVYCSLILPFLTWMLKNQFDTLPQDIEQAARLDGLRVWQVLLRITLPLAKPVLGAAALFGWLLAWDEFFYALLFTSNIAAQTLPVTIAGFTAGRATDDGLIAAVGILASVPPLFIAIWLQKTLVSGLASGGSKG; this is translated from the coding sequence ATGAAGCTTAAATTACGTCATGTCGGCAAATATGCTGCCGCACTGCTGGTGGCGTTTTCAGTGCTGGCGCCAATGGGTTGGCTGTTTTTGATGAGCGTCAGCGCCGCCAGCGATCTTACCCGCGTGCCGCTGGAGTGGCTGCCGCGCCAGTGGGATTTCACCCGCTACGGCAAACTGCTGTCGCTGGAACCTGGCCAGCCTGGCGTGCTGTTCCTGCATGCGCTGGGGAACAGTTTGCTGGTGGCCACCGGCGCGACCCTGATCTGCTTGTTGCTGGCCATTCCGGCAGCGTTCAGCTTCTCACGTTATCGCGGTCGCGACGGCTGGCTGTTCGCTTCGCTGGCTATCTATATGGTGCCACCGGTGGCGTTTGTGTTGCCGCTCTACTTCCTGTTACAGCAGTTTGATCTGTTGAACACGCGGCCTGGGCTGATCATCGTTTACTGCTCGCTGATTCTGCCGTTCCTGACCTGGATGCTGAAAAACCAGTTCGATACGCTGCCGCAGGATATTGAGCAGGCGGCACGGCTGGATGGTTTGCGCGTCTGGCAGGTTCTGCTGCGCATCACGCTACCGCTGGCCAAGCCGGTGCTGGGCGCCGCGGCGCTGTTTGGCTGGCTGCTGGCGTGGGACGAATTTTTCTACGCGCTGCTGTTCACCAGCAACATCGCAGCACAAACCTTGCCGGTCACCATTGCCGGATTCACTGCCGGTCGCGCCACCGATGACGGCTTGATCGCCGCCGTTGGCATTCTGGCCTCTGTGCCACCGCTGTTTATTGCCATCTGGCTGCAAAAGACGCTGGTCAGCGGCCTTGCCAGTGGCGGGAGTAAAGGATGA
- a CDS encoding fimbria/pilus outer membrane usher protein — MADALEKTHSTSGGIDLGRFERGEQLPGTYRVEIWLNENYIRTENISFVPVKGFGLAPELNRGVLESLGVRVKAFPELALLPAEVIITDPGAFIPDATTRLDFDKQRLDISIPQSALDARARGTVDPSLWNQGISALLVNYSINGSRNWSRDGETQEQLYTNLQSGINAGPWRLRNYSIATKNNGKQSFSSLNTTLSRDVQFLRGQFQLGETSTPGEVFDSVMFRGAQIFSDDTMLPESMRGFAPIIRGIARTNATVTVKQNGYTVYQTYVAPGSFEIRDLYPTSASGDLDIVVTEADGSVQHFVQPFSAVPVMLREGRVKYALSAGEYRTTKNGAQSPSFGLGTLAYGLSNNLTLYGGVLGASNYVSGVLGTGLSFGDIGSLSADITAADSQLVDEKNRRSRGQSYRVQYSKTVATTDTTVTLASYRYSTEGFYTFQEVNEFSSQRYNKRSRLQLNLSQSLQSWGNFYISAYQQDYWSKRGYERNVSTGFNTSISDINYSLGYTYSETPGKDRKDQIVAFSLQVPLSKWLPQSWGNYSVNMQKNGPETHQVGLSGTALADNNLSYLVQQGYTSSGGESRSSLSGTYKGGYGTVSAGYNHSRQNSQLNFGLQGGIVAHEHGVTFSQPLGDTVVLLEAQGASGVRVRNNPGVKTDWRGYAVVPYASAYQENRIALDTGSLGADVDVAESVVNVVPTRGAVVRATFNARTGGRALITLMYQNSPVPFGAMAKLDESDAMSIVGSDGEVYMSGLNDGDGLAVQWGAKTCRAKITLNTLPGKIQRTTAACR; from the coding sequence ATGGCCGATGCGCTTGAAAAAACACACTCGACTTCCGGTGGCATCGATCTGGGCCGCTTCGAGCGTGGAGAGCAGTTACCCGGCACCTACAGGGTGGAAATATGGCTTAATGAAAATTATATCCGAACGGAAAATATCTCTTTTGTACCTGTAAAAGGTTTTGGGCTGGCGCCGGAGCTTAACCGTGGAGTGCTGGAATCACTCGGCGTCAGGGTTAAGGCATTTCCTGAATTGGCCCTGCTGCCGGCCGAGGTCATTATTACCGATCCCGGCGCATTTATACCGGATGCCACCACCCGCCTGGATTTTGACAAGCAGAGACTGGACATCTCGATCCCTCAATCGGCGCTTGACGCGCGCGCGCGCGGCACCGTTGACCCGTCGCTCTGGAACCAGGGCATTTCTGCATTGCTGGTAAATTACAGCATCAACGGGTCGCGCAACTGGAGCAGGGATGGTGAGACGCAGGAGCAGTTGTATACCAACCTGCAAAGCGGTATTAACGCGGGGCCGTGGCGCCTGCGTAACTACAGCATCGCGACGAAAAACAACGGAAAACAGTCATTTTCGTCTCTAAATACCACCCTGAGCCGTGACGTCCAGTTTTTGCGAGGGCAGTTTCAGCTGGGGGAAACCAGCACACCCGGCGAGGTGTTTGATAGCGTGATGTTTCGCGGCGCGCAGATTTTTTCCGATGACACCATGCTGCCGGAGAGCATGCGCGGATTCGCCCCCATCATTCGGGGAATCGCCCGCACCAACGCCACGGTTACCGTGAAGCAAAACGGCTACACGGTTTATCAAACCTACGTGGCGCCAGGCAGCTTTGAAATTCGCGATCTCTATCCTACGTCGGCGAGCGGCGATTTGGACATTGTCGTTACAGAAGCCGACGGTAGCGTCCAGCATTTCGTGCAGCCCTTCTCTGCGGTTCCCGTCATGCTGCGGGAAGGACGCGTGAAGTATGCGCTGAGCGCAGGTGAGTACCGAACCACGAAGAATGGCGCGCAAAGCCCCTCATTCGGCCTGGGCACACTGGCGTATGGCCTCTCCAATAATCTCACGCTATACGGCGGCGTCCTGGGGGCAAGCAACTATGTGTCCGGAGTACTTGGTACCGGCCTCAGCTTTGGCGATATAGGCTCGCTGTCGGCGGACATTACCGCAGCCGATAGCCAACTCGTTGATGAGAAAAACCGCCGCAGCCGGGGGCAGTCCTATCGCGTGCAGTATTCGAAAACGGTGGCCACGACCGACACCACCGTGACGCTCGCCAGCTATCGCTACTCCACGGAAGGGTTTTATACCTTTCAGGAAGTGAATGAATTCAGCAGCCAGCGTTACAACAAGCGAAGTCGACTGCAACTCAACCTCAGCCAGTCGCTGCAAAGCTGGGGAAATTTTTATATCTCGGCATACCAGCAGGATTACTGGAGCAAGCGGGGCTATGAACGCAACGTCAGCACCGGCTTTAACACCAGTATTAGCGATATCAATTACTCGCTCGGCTACACCTACAGCGAAACGCCAGGCAAAGATCGTAAGGATCAGATTGTCGCCTTTAGCCTGCAGGTGCCGCTGAGCAAATGGCTACCGCAAAGCTGGGGCAACTACAGCGTGAATATGCAAAAGAACGGTCCTGAAACGCACCAGGTGGGTCTGAGCGGCACCGCGCTCGCCGATAATAACCTGAGCTATCTGGTCCAACAGGGCTATACCTCTTCGGGTGGGGAATCCAGAAGCTCCCTAAGTGGAACCTATAAAGGTGGCTACGGCACCGTGAGCGCAGGCTACAACCACAGCCGACAGAACAGCCAGCTGAATTTCGGCCTGCAGGGTGGGATCGTCGCCCATGAGCATGGCGTGACGTTCTCTCAGCCGCTGGGAGATACCGTTGTGCTGCTTGAAGCGCAGGGCGCATCCGGCGTGAGGGTGCGCAATAACCCCGGCGTTAAAACGGACTGGCGCGGCTACGCGGTGGTGCCCTATGCCAGTGCCTATCAGGAAAACCGGATTGCGCTAGACACGGGTTCGCTGGGGGCGGACGTGGATGTTGCCGAGTCTGTGGTCAACGTCGTGCCTACGCGCGGCGCCGTGGTGCGCGCTACGTTCAATGCGCGAACAGGGGGTCGGGCCTTGATAACGCTGATGTATCAGAACTCGCCGGTGCCCTTTGGCGCGATGGCAAAGCTCGACGAAAGCGATGCGATGAGCATTGTGGGAAGCGACGGCGAGGTCTATATGAGCGGCCTGAATGACGGTGACGGCCTGGCGGTACAGTGGGGAGCGAAAACCTGCCGCGCCAAAATAACCCTGAACACGTTACCGGGTAAAATTCAGCGCACCACCGCAGCTTGTCGTTAA
- a CDS encoding fimbrial protein — MSNVFKISTAAMGSAISLNAFALCSANDVSINFDNNIVVQRDAPVGTVLATITTSNPMQCDPEGQVIGYDGSWFIQLSGSNADYGTSPLANVRATEVQGIGIRWKNFSSTTGTSEFVSRMNLNNASWRRGILQNGVSTFTDTFELIKTSTTPATGSIPALTLNMEYSTPVSNNITRLPLYKYIFSPMNISTASCQIEDKNLNINMGIALLPKFNGVGSTQNPVTFSIPLICSEQTAVNVTLDNVSPLADPANGVLGLNSSSTAKGLGIQLKYNDMPVQFGRLIKYGTTTSPGEVVHIPFKAAYYMTSANAQSGSVSATASFTMTYR, encoded by the coding sequence ATGTCCAATGTATTTAAAATTTCGACGGCTGCTATGGGTAGCGCTATCTCTCTAAATGCCTTTGCGCTGTGTTCTGCAAACGACGTATCGATCAACTTTGATAACAATATTGTTGTTCAGCGGGATGCGCCCGTTGGGACAGTATTAGCAACCATAACCACCAGTAATCCCATGCAATGTGATCCTGAGGGACAGGTAATTGGCTACGATGGCTCGTGGTTTATTCAGCTCTCTGGGTCGAATGCGGATTATGGCACCTCGCCGCTGGCCAACGTGCGGGCGACAGAGGTTCAGGGCATTGGCATCCGCTGGAAGAACTTTTCCAGCACCACGGGAACCAGCGAGTTTGTCTCACGAATGAACCTTAATAACGCGAGCTGGAGGCGAGGGATCCTCCAGAATGGCGTATCAACGTTCACGGATACCTTTGAGCTGATCAAAACTAGCACCACCCCGGCGACGGGCTCAATACCCGCGCTGACGCTAAATATGGAATACAGCACGCCGGTCAGTAATAACATTACACGCCTGCCGCTTTATAAATATATATTTTCGCCGATGAATATCAGCACCGCATCCTGTCAGATAGAAGATAAAAATTTGAATATTAATATGGGGATTGCGCTGTTGCCGAAGTTTAACGGCGTGGGCAGCACCCAAAATCCGGTGACGTTTTCCATACCGCTTATCTGCAGTGAACAGACCGCAGTAAATGTGACGCTGGATAACGTCAGCCCGCTTGCCGATCCTGCCAACGGAGTATTGGGGTTAAACAGCAGCTCGACAGCAAAAGGTCTGGGCATTCAGCTGAAATATAACGATATGCCCGTTCAATTCGGCAGGCTCATTAAGTACGGCACGACAACCTCGCCAGGGGAGGTCGTTCATATTCCCTTTAAAGCCGCATATTACATGACCTCAGCGAATGCCCAGTCAGGCTCGGTGAGCGCCACGGCGTCATTTACCATGACCTATCGTTAA
- a CDS encoding carbohydrate ABC transporter permease translates to MLSLRQREQRQAWVLLAPMLLVMLLLTAWPLLRTIWLSFTDAALIGSGDAPGWIGLENYLFAITDEDFRSSLWRTLYFTVVSVAIEGVIGVLVALLLNQKFAGRNVLRVLVILPWALPTIVNAMMWRLNFNPDYGSINALLTQLGVIDGYRSWLGSPDSALNAVMFADIWKNYPLVTLLVLAALQSIPDDLFEAARLDGASAWRRFRAITFPAIVGPLSVALVLRTIDAFKIFDIIYVMTRGGPVDSTKTLSFYVYQESFSYLRAGSGAAYAMLMTLLCAVLITLYMLLLWRQRRKGSAHEA, encoded by the coding sequence ATGCTGAGTTTGCGTCAACGCGAACAACGGCAGGCATGGGTGCTGCTGGCACCCATGCTGTTGGTGATGCTGTTACTCACCGCATGGCCGCTGTTACGCACCATCTGGCTGAGCTTCACCGATGCGGCCTTAATTGGCAGCGGTGATGCGCCGGGCTGGATTGGTCTGGAAAACTACCTGTTCGCCATTACCGATGAAGATTTTCGCAGTTCACTGTGGCGCACGCTCTATTTCACCGTGGTGTCGGTGGCGATTGAGGGGGTGATTGGCGTGCTGGTGGCACTGTTGCTGAATCAGAAATTCGCCGGACGCAACGTGCTGCGCGTGCTGGTGATTCTGCCGTGGGCACTGCCAACCATCGTTAACGCCATGATGTGGCGCCTGAATTTCAACCCAGATTACGGCAGTATCAACGCCCTGCTGACGCAACTCGGCGTCATTGACGGCTATCGCAGCTGGCTGGGCTCGCCCGATTCGGCGCTCAATGCAGTGATGTTTGCCGATATCTGGAAAAACTATCCGCTGGTGACCTTGCTGGTACTGGCAGCGCTGCAATCCATACCGGACGACCTGTTCGAAGCCGCGCGGCTGGATGGGGCATCGGCATGGCGCCGTTTTCGTGCCATCACCTTCCCGGCGATTGTCGGTCCGCTCAGCGTGGCATTGGTGCTACGTACCATCGACGCCTTCAAAATCTTCGACATCATTTATGTGATGACGCGTGGCGGCCCGGTTGATAGCACCAAAACCCTCAGTTTCTACGTTTATCAGGAGTCATTCAGCTATCTGCGTGCCGGCAGCGGTGCGGCCTATGCGATGTTGATGACCTTGCTGTGCGCGGTGCTGATCACGCTTTACATGCTGTTACTGTGGCGGCAGCGCCGCAAAGGAAGCGCGCATGAAGCTTAA
- a CDS encoding extracellular solute-binding protein, protein MKIRFNPVIKGCFAAVLLASVGSAAAATTLNALFMTQAAYSENDIRAMTQEFQKAHPDVQVNLEFVPYEALHDKIVAARGAGGNGYDVVLFDAIWPAEFTKFDLLQDVSSRISADEKGQIFPGAMNTVQFKGKTLGMPWILDTKYLYYNKAMLEKAGITTPPQTWQQVMDDARIIKQKNIVKYPLVWSWSQAEALVCDYTTLVSGFGGKFYNNDKLDFSSPASLQAVKLMKSSLDEGLSNPASREYLEEDVRKAFSNGDAAFALNWTYMYNMANDPKQSKVAGQVGIVPAPGDAPGKFGAVNGSMGLGITKGSTHADQAWQYISYMTSQPVQNKYATLSLPIWKSSYQDPAVLKNQESLIAAADKSLNVMLSRPETADYSRLSNTLQQQLQQVLVGSATPDAALQAVDKSAARLR, encoded by the coding sequence ATGAAAATCCGATTCAATCCAGTCATAAAAGGTTGTTTTGCAGCGGTTCTGTTAGCCAGCGTTGGCAGCGCGGCGGCGGCAACCACGTTAAATGCGCTGTTTATGACGCAGGCGGCGTACAGCGAAAATGATATTCGCGCGATGACGCAGGAGTTTCAGAAAGCGCACCCGGACGTGCAGGTTAATCTTGAGTTTGTGCCGTACGAAGCCCTGCACGACAAAATTGTCGCAGCGCGTGGTGCAGGCGGTAACGGCTACGATGTGGTGCTGTTTGACGCCATCTGGCCGGCGGAATTCACCAAGTTTGATCTGCTGCAGGATGTTAGCAGCCGTATCAGTGCCGACGAAAAAGGGCAGATTTTTCCTGGCGCGATGAACACCGTGCAGTTCAAAGGTAAAACCCTCGGCATGCCGTGGATCCTTGATACCAAATATCTCTATTACAACAAAGCGATGCTGGAAAAAGCCGGTATCACCACGCCGCCACAAACCTGGCAGCAGGTGATGGACGATGCGCGCATCATCAAGCAGAAAAATATCGTCAAATATCCGCTGGTGTGGAGCTGGTCGCAGGCAGAAGCGCTGGTGTGTGATTACACCACGTTGGTATCCGGCTTCGGCGGCAAATTCTATAACAACGACAAACTCGATTTTTCCTCACCTGCCTCGCTGCAAGCGGTCAAGCTGATGAAAAGCTCGCTGGATGAAGGCTTGAGCAATCCGGCCTCGCGCGAGTATCTGGAAGAGGACGTGCGTAAAGCCTTCTCCAACGGTGATGCGGCCTTCGCGCTCAACTGGACCTACATGTACAACATGGCCAACGATCCGAAACAGAGTAAGGTCGCCGGCCAGGTGGGTATCGTTCCAGCGCCGGGCGACGCGCCAGGCAAATTTGGTGCGGTAAACGGTTCGATGGGCCTCGGCATCACCAAAGGCAGCACACATGCAGATCAGGCATGGCAATACATTAGCTACATGACCTCACAGCCGGTGCAGAACAAATACGCCACGCTGAGTCTGCCCATCTGGAAAAGTTCGTATCAGGATCCGGCGGTGCTGAAAAATCAGGAAAGCCTGATCGCCGCCGCGGATAAGTCGCTCAACGTGATGCTGTCGCGTCCGGAAACCGCCGATTATTCACGCCTCTCCAATACCCTGCAGCAGCAGTTGCAGCAGGTGCTGGTCGGCAGCGCGACGCCAGATGCCGCGCTGCAGGCGGTAGATAAGAGTGCGGCGCGTCTGCGCTAA